The Cryptomeria japonica chromosome 6, Sugi_1.0, whole genome shotgun sequence genomic interval ATCACATCCAATACCTACATGAATAACTGTTCCCATTTGGCTTGAAGTCTCTGCTATCTCATCAGATGGGGACTCCTCCTTAGGCTGTTTATTTTGCACAAGAATTGATTTCTCTCTCTCTGCATATTCCACAGTGAACATGTTGTGTAAGAAATGATGCAGCTCCAGACAAACAGCCCATGATTTTGCAGGGTGCAAGCTTTGACAAACTTGGCATTTAAAAGTTGTTCCTTGAAAGACATTACAATCAACGCATGATACACAGAATGCATGCCCACAATTGAGTACTGTGGGATGATATATTAGTTCTTTGCAATGGGCACACAAGGCATCACTTACCCTAATTTTGCATTCTAAAATAGAAGTTCCTGCACTTGCTTGATCATTCAAATCCAGAGTACCCAGTTGAGAAGAGAAGTTGCCCTTTTCTTTCTCCAATTCTAAGGCTCCATTTGCTTGATCATTAGAATCCAGAGTACCCAATTGAGAAGAGAAGGTACCTCCTCCTTTCTCCAATTCTAAGACCCTATTTTCTTCACCATTAGAATCCAGAGTACCCAATTGAGAAGGGAGGGTACCTTGTTCTTTCTCCAATTCTAAGATCTCATTTGCTTGACCATTCAAATCCAGAGGACCCAATTGAGAAAAGAGTGTACCTTCTTCTTTTTCCAATTCTAAGACCTCATTTTCTTGACCATTCAAATCCAGTGTGTCCAATTGAGGAGAGAAAGTACCCATTTTTGTCTCCCATTCTAAGATCTCTTCAGCCCTTTCCTTATATTCCTTCGGAAATGCTTTCAAAAGAAGGTAATGAAGCAACTCACACACTCTGGGCAGATGCTGATATGAACTCCTGCAGACAGGGCAATGTGATGTGTCCAGACGATTCATTGCTCTGTGAAGACACCAAAAGCAGAAGACATGACCGCAGGCTTGAACAACAGGCTTGTAAGCAACTTCCAGACAGATCTGGCACTGGAAAGCTTGGCCACCGTCATCCAAAATCCTCTCCATCCTGAAAATATTAACCTAAAATCAATTGAGCCAATGAAGAAGAAAGCAACCAAAGCTAATCTTACCTTATCGCCAGGAATTTATTACAGAGATTTCAGCAATCCTAACCGATTTAACAATTCTGAAACCCACTAACATCTATCAAATATCTCAGTTTCTGGAACGTTCACCAGATTTTTCTCTAATATCTCCGGATGAAACAAGATCTTTCAAACTATTAATGCATTCACCAAATTAATGAAATGTCAATTAATATCCGCAATTAAATTAGTTACCTAaattatatttacacatgtatgccAAAAAAAGTCTGCCAATACTTACATATGAATGTAAAAGAAGTCTGTCAATAAAAATAAGTCTGCCAATACTTCATATGAATGTAAAAGAAGTCTGTCAATAAAATAAGTCTGCCTATACTTACATATGGATGAAAAAAGTCTgataatatttatatatagattGAAAAAAATAtctcaataaaaattaaaaaaaaatctgacactaaaaatacataaaaaaataaaaatatatattttattgttaaattttaatttaattttttttaacattcaattaaaaaaattatttaatgttttactttcatctaattaatttaaaaattaattatgacTATCACCATCAggcaattaaaaacaaaaaaaaatgtaagaaaaataaaaatctaataaattggtcatttatttattttattaataaaaaatcaataaaacaaaACAAGTAAATTGTAGGATTTAATTATCTTCATAAATTATTttaacaattaaattttaaaattttaaaatattttgttttcttataatgttttgttgagtttttttacTTCATATATCATTTGTGTActtattgaaaatattttgacaaaaaaaatccttgatgttttataaataattatttatgtaaAAATATGTTCATTATTATAGAATTTGCAAAAATCTAtataacatttttttctttcttataatatcttaaataaattaagattatgtaaaaagaaaaatatttatgaTTCTGTAATATAATTACAATcatgtttaaaatatttaaatattaatatagtaacaaaatcatattttttggaaaaatctatATAAGATTACTTTCTTTTTATATattctaatatttattttttaaaatgtttttatattcgAATTATGAACATTAAACTAATTTGAACTctaaacaaaataaatataaacaCTAAATCTAATTGAGCATTAAAATAAATAGAACTCGAATCTTAATACTAAATCTAGTTTAACCTAAActctaaatttaaatgaatattaaacCAAAATTGAACTAGAAGCCTCAATCAAATTGAATATAAAACCAATTTCAAATCTAACCGCAATACTGCACCAAATTGAATATTGAACTAAATAGAACTTTAATCTAATACTAAATCAAATTTAACCTAAACTCTTAAATGAAAATTAAACCAAAATTGAGCCCTAATCTTCTATCTAATTTAATATAAAACCAATTTCAAATCTAATCTTAATACTACACCAAATTAAACTTTAACTATAATTGAACcttaaatcaaatttatcatataaaTGTGATTTTTATCTAATAGTCAAAGTGAAAAGTTATTTATGATTAATTATCTTATTTGAAAACCATAAACTATATTTTAAGTCATAGTTGGTTCTTCTCTGCCCAAGAAAGACTATTATTGCAATGGATGGAATAGATCATGGATTAAATAGATCATAGTTAGTTCTTCTCTGCCCAAGCAAGAATATTATTGCAATGGAAGGAATAGTGCAGTTGGAACTAGACATTATGTAAGACATAATGCACAATATTCTTTAATGGGGCGAGAACAACCAGTtatgattttaattatattttgagacTTTTCACATTTGTATAATTGATGGATTTTAGtttaaaatgttttatttaatactAAACCCAATTGTACCCTAACCTTAAACTAGCTTCAATCTTAACTATTATAAATAGGGTTATAACTATGTATTGTTTTGCATATGCGATCGATTTTTCAATTATGCATATATTGTACAACACATtttttatatatgttgtatatataATTAAATGAAATCATACCCTCAAACTAaatcaaattgaactttaaaatcaaGTGCACATTTCTTATATATGTTAGTACCACTTTGTAATCAAGTAATAATTGTTATTTGAATTGAAATCATACCTTAACTTGCAATTGAAATATCATTGTTTGTAAGTCTCAATTATTGACATATAAGCCTAAAATGTATTCATGTTGGAAAGTGATTTATAGATATTGTTCATACCCAATTGCAATGTTAGAGTAATTTAAGTTCATGAGTGGATTGTTATGTTAGCAAGGCTAAGCATGTTAAATGTTCCATTTTCATATTGTTATTACGAGTTTATATGCACTTGGACTATGGAAATTCACctaaattgaaatatcattttttgtGAAATCTATAACCTTATATTGGACACTTGATTCTATTTGCTCAATCATTCTTTGTTAGCACGATGACTAAGAGGGTCAATGTGTGTTGCATTTGCTTAGACATGCACTTGTTTTGGGTTTGAATTGTTGTTCATGTTATTGGTTTTCAAACATACTCCTAGATATCTTTTCTATTGTTACACTTGTTGGGAATCCCTTAGGAACTTTAGTGTCTGTTTTGGAGTCTTCAAATTTAATATTGCCTATTTTGAATAGAGGTATTTCTACTTGTGAAAAGGACAGTATCCACTGATAAAAAGAGTGATTCAAGTATAGTTAAGATTGATCTAGGATAGAAAAGTCAATTTTGATTAGTAAAAGGGGCAATCATGCTCAAAAGGGACAATCTTAAGGCAAAGAGTTGTAGTTACTATTTTTTGAAATAGTTTTTGATAAGAGAGTTTTACCTTATGATATGTTCTTCCTTCCCATCATTTTGTTTTGAAGTGATTGTGTATTTTTTCCACCCTCTCATTTAGATCAAGGTGTTCTTGTGCCCTTGAGTGTGCTCGATCAATTTCTAGTGAGATATAGATGGGATGTTGTACCTCCCTTTTGACCTCACTCTCGTCTTGTTTCAAAAGATGTTTAGTGTTGTGAATTTATTATTTGGGTGTTAGGTTGTAGGCTTAGATGGTTGAGGGATGTCCTATAGCTTGTGATTTAGTCCTTTCCATTCCCACATTCAATTTGTTTCAATGATGAGAGTTGTGAGAGGACTATCTCCTCTCTTTGTCATTGGGTTGGTTTTATCCCATGATATTAATGTAAGTCTTCCAGTAATGTGATTCTATTTGATGTTTATAGACTGTAtgtctttgattttattttatgtttatagacCGTATGTCACTGATTCTATTTTATGTTTATAGACTGTATGTCTCTTAGACTTAATAGTGCCATTGTGTGCTTTGATCATGGTGTTGGTCGATTTTGTATATGTCACAATACAAGAAATTTGTTGATTTGTATTCATCCACTAATTTCTTGATGTGAAAGCTGAAGCACTACATCAAAAAAGTGTGTACATTGCATGGCCTCCATTTTGTTTGGGGATTATTAGTTCATACGTTTCTCCAATTTACAACAATGGGGAAAACTGTTAAAAAGGAAAAGGGAGACAAACATCTTTCGCATAGGCTCCTCCTGGCAATGAAATGTCTATAGAGAAGATCTTCAAGTTAAATGTACACAATGACATGCTATTGAGAGGGTCATCGACCAAAAACAAGGTATATTTTCTACATATCTACATCCATCTAAATGCTAGGTTTATGTGTATGCGCATCATTCATAATTCTCAGGGCTATTTATCATTTCCAAGTGTATTTTTTAGTTTAGTTAGATCAATGAAGTACTTATGATTATTGTTTCTACTGTGTTTTGCAGGGCCAAATCTTAAAGGCTTGTTTGGGAGACAATCTGGAACCACTACAATTATAATACAAGTGGCTTAAAATGTTTTAGTTATAAATGGTACTCGTAGGAAAAGCCTCAAATTCAGTTTAAAGGTGAGGAAAGTTTAGTTTTTAACTTCCAAAGATTAACGTTTGTTCATGTCTGCAATCACCTAAGTATAGAGTCCATTTTAATGTTGATGTATGCAAGGGGTCCATTTGAATACATTAGAACAACAAAGCTGTTTGTATTATTCCTTTCTAGTCCATGTGTCTGTCATAATATTGTATTAAGACAGAAATTAATGGCAGCATGTGGCAGTTCAATTGCTTAGTTGGTCATCATAAATCAAGTGTTTAAAGCTCATTCCACCTGCACAAATATCTTTCAATGGCAtatataattgttgatattgactagtatacttatatttttaaaaaatatacgtAAAATAATGTCGAGAGATATCACATaaaattgtcttgcatgtttattagttgtcaagaaggacatggagtTGAATAATGTCgaactctttcactctcattaaagatgtaacaatttcatatacttaaaagacaagtggcaatgattctattttattcagagtaataaaataatatttatagagaaactgaaacatgcatgcatttactgtcatctacacgtcaaatttattcaaaatccatttttttgtttactgatatttgtatgtcattgtagatgcctctcggcataattatTACAAGTTGAGGCTAATGTTAATATCAGTTATTACAAGTTGTATCATTGTTCTATAGCCATCAACATATTCATTAGTATTATAAAAAAGCTATGTAACAATTTTATTAGGAGCTTGCAAGAGATGATCATTGAAAATTGAAAACTACCTAGCAACCCTGACCCACGGGCTACAACA includes:
- the LOC131050138 gene encoding E3 ubiquitin-protein ligase PRT1; protein product: MMERILDDGGQAFQCQICLEVAYKPVVQACGHVFCFWCLHRAMNRLDTSHCPVCRSSYQHLPRVCELLHYLLLKAFPKEYKERAEEILEWETKMGTFSPQLDTLDLNGQENEVLELEKEEGTLFSQLGPLDLNGQANEILELEKEQGTLPSQLGTLDSNGEENRVLELEKGGGTFSSQLGTLDSNDQANGALELEKEKGNFSSQLGTLDLNDQASAGTSILECKIRVSDALCAHCKELIYHPTVLNCGHAFCVSCVDCNVFQGTTFKCQVCQSLHPAKSWAVCLELHHFLHNMFTVEYAEREKSILVQNKQPKEESPSDEIAETSSQMGTVIHVGIGCDNCGLYPLMGKRYRCKDCMESVGFDLCETCYQSQAGACIVGRFNQHHRAEHQIEAVAERRPQGVIGQFIL